The Bacteroidales bacterium genome window below encodes:
- a CDS encoding V-type ATP synthase subunit B: METTAFQKIYTKISQITKATCSLHADGIGYEELATVDGRLAQVVKIQGDLITLQVFSGTENIPTNAEVIFMGHAPKLAVSEELSGRFFNAYGQPIDGGPEIDGKDVEIGGPSVNPVRRKQPSELIATGIAGIDLNNTLVTGQKIPFFADPDQPFNQVMAMVALRAKADKIILGGMGLTNDDYLFFKNIFENAGALDRIISFVNTTENPPVERLLVPDMALTAAEYFAVEKNQNVLVLLTDMTLYADALSIVSNRMDQIPSKDSMPGSLYSDLARLYEKAVQFPSGGSITIIAVTTLSGGDITHAIPDNTGYITEGQLFLRKDTDIGKVIIDPFRSLSRLKQLVIGKKTREDHPQVMNAAIRLFADAANAKTKLENGFDLTDYDERTIKFAKEYSNKLLAIDVNIEIDAMINAGWELFNKYFSVAEIGIKAEFVEKYGVKKEEVLD, from the coding sequence ATGGAAACAACAGCTTTTCAAAAAATATACACTAAAATAAGTCAGATTACAAAAGCAACATGTTCGTTGCATGCCGATGGTATAGGATACGAAGAATTAGCAACTGTAGATGGCAGACTGGCACAGGTTGTAAAAATTCAAGGTGATTTGATAACATTACAAGTGTTTTCAGGAACAGAAAATATTCCTACAAATGCAGAAGTAATTTTTATGGGACATGCTCCGAAATTGGCAGTTAGTGAGGAATTGAGCGGAAGGTTTTTCAATGCTTACGGACAGCCTATTGACGGAGGTCCTGAAATTGACGGTAAAGATGTAGAAATAGGAGGTCCATCTGTAAATCCGGTAAGAAGAAAACAACCGTCAGAATTAATTGCTACAGGAATAGCAGGAATTGACCTGAACAACACACTCGTTACAGGTCAAAAAATCCCTTTCTTTGCCGACCCTGACCAGCCTTTTAATCAGGTAATGGCAATGGTTGCACTGCGTGCAAAAGCTGATAAAATTATTCTTGGCGGCATGGGGCTTACAAATGATGATTATTTATTTTTTAAAAATATATTCGAAAATGCAGGAGCTTTAGACCGTATAATAAGTTTTGTAAATACAACAGAAAATCCGCCGGTTGAGCGACTTCTTGTGCCGGATATGGCTCTGACTGCTGCTGAATATTTTGCTGTAGAAAAAAACCAAAATGTTCTGGTTCTTTTAACTGATATGACACTATACGCAGATGCTTTAAGTATAGTTTCTAACCGTATGGACCAAATTCCATCTAAAGATAGTATGCCAGGCTCACTTTACAGCGATTTGGCAAGACTTTATGAAAAAGCAGTACAATTTCCAAGTGGAGGTTCAATAACAATTATAGCAGTTACAACATTATCAGGAGGCGATATTACACATGCAATTCCTGACAATACAGGTTATATCACAGAAGGACAATTATTTCTTCGTAAAGATACTGATATAGGAAAAGTAATTATTGACCCGTTCCGAAGTTTGTCCCGTTTAAAACAACTTGTTATAGGAAAAAAAACAAGAGAAGACCACCCACAAGTTATGAATGCAGCTATCCGGCTTTTTGCTGATGCTGCAAATGCAAAAACAAAGTTGGAAAATGGTTTCGACCTGACTGATTATGATGAGAGAACTATAAAATTTGCAAAAGAATATTCGAATAAACTTCTTGCTATTGATGTAAATATAGAAATTGATGCTATGATTAACGCAGGATGGGAATTATTTAATAAATATTTTTCTGTTGCTGAAATCGGAATAAAAGCAGAGTTTGTAGAAAAATATGGGGTAAAAAAAGAAGAGGTTTTAGATTGA
- a CDS encoding thiol protease/hemagglutinin PrtT — MKKKNILFLLAFFCFILIANAQPVDITIVKKVALNSYYNHATNITKEEINISEFIPVTNDIQKVLYYIVNFKNEGFSIISAEKAMRPVLANCVNTNFNYDDAPPGLLYLLERYKAEITELRKQNITPSKKDIAQWDKYNIPVEKFQRNNSGKSVAPILNTTWAQKLGYNCFCPKYNSTNHCPAGCDAVAMAQVLQKWGCWVGETGSHSYESDYGKLSANFGNAGYLWSSMDLNYSDNENAKLIYHCGVACEMNYGKNSSVANIWRVKNGLRDYFGFANSIDVKLRASHLRKWQDMLEEQLDKGWPLIYRGGGHAWVLDGYKSDGKFWCNWGWNGSFNGPYALGNFKPNGHNYNQLEGAIFNAWPTRETQIGKPNIIYPNAFEGSSVVLHTRPADYATDYEWTCSPATTATITGTGTTAVLRASGSCQVCVRAHNAQCDIYSYKYCEYIVKGTPNSNNYYIHGPSVVKIRREADYWMDPVPGAYSYEWSVNNEWFLDKDKPIQYYIAGNERNATFYTSNEGCYTIRVKAINEFGSSWQSKQISTTYSNCSSGKSDTTKFSYNNNNKIISSTSMNIHNKTSEITNNIKSKKEITIFPNPASNYISFAIPDNNKKLVIKIVNMQGKIMKTLETEKNIFHIYTKDIDNGFYILQIIGSEKIINKKIQIIK; from the coding sequence ATGAAAAAGAAAAATATATTATTTTTATTAGCATTTTTTTGCTTTATTCTAATTGCAAATGCACAACCGGTTGATATAACGATTGTGAAAAAAGTAGCCTTAAACTCTTATTATAATCATGCCACAAATATAACGAAAGAGGAAATTAATATTAGCGAATTTATACCCGTTACTAATGATATACAAAAAGTATTATATTATATTGTAAACTTTAAAAACGAAGGATTTTCAATAATATCAGCCGAAAAAGCTATGAGGCCGGTTCTGGCTAATTGTGTAAATACAAATTTTAATTATGATGATGCACCTCCTGGATTATTGTATCTTCTTGAAAGATATAAAGCAGAAATTACTGAATTACGTAAACAAAATATTACACCCTCAAAAAAAGATATTGCACAATGGGATAAATATAATATTCCTGTTGAAAAATTTCAACGAAATAATTCAGGAAAATCTGTTGCCCCAATATTAAACACAACCTGGGCACAAAAATTAGGATATAATTGTTTTTGTCCTAAGTATAATTCTACCAATCATTGCCCGGCAGGTTGTGATGCAGTGGCAATGGCACAGGTATTACAAAAGTGGGGATGTTGGGTTGGCGAAACCGGTTCACACTCATACGAAAGTGATTATGGTAAATTAAGTGCAAATTTTGGAAATGCAGGCTATCTATGGTCAAGTATGGACTTAAATTATTCAGATAATGAAAATGCAAAGTTAATTTACCATTGTGGTGTGGCTTGTGAAATGAATTACGGTAAAAACAGTTCAGTAGCAAATATATGGCGAGTAAAAAACGGATTAAGAGATTATTTTGGTTTTGCAAACAGTATTGATGTAAAATTGAGAGCATCACATTTACGCAAATGGCAGGATATGCTTGAAGAACAACTTGATAAAGGTTGGCCCTTAATTTACCGTGGAGGCGGCCATGCATGGGTATTAGACGGGTATAAAAGTGATGGTAAATTCTGGTGTAACTGGGGATGGAATGGATCTTTTAATGGGCCTTATGCTCTAGGAAATTTTAAACCCAATGGTCATAATTATAATCAATTAGAAGGTGCCATTTTTAATGCATGGCCTACACGGGAAACGCAAATTGGTAAACCTAACATTATTTATCCTAATGCTTTTGAAGGCAGTAGTGTGGTATTGCACACTCGCCCTGCTGATTATGCAACTGATTACGAATGGACTTGTTCACCAGCCACTACAGCCACTATTACAGGAACAGGAACAACAGCCGTATTAAGAGCTTCAGGCAGTTGTCAGGTTTGTGTACGTGCTCATAATGCACAATGTGATATTTATTCTTATAAATATTGTGAATATATTGTAAAAGGGACACCTAATAGTAATAATTATTATATTCATGGTCCTTCTGTAGTTAAAATACGTAGAGAAGCAGATTATTGGATGGATCCTGTTCCCGGAGCTTATTCATATGAATGGTCTGTAAATAATGAATGGTTTTTAGATAAAGATAAACCAATTCAGTATTATATTGCCGGAAATGAAAGAAACGCAACTTTCTATACATCAAATGAAGGATGTTATACTATAAGAGTAAAGGCAATAAATGAATTTGGCAGTAGCTGGCAATCAAAGCAAATTTCTACCACTTATAGTAATTGTAGTTCCGGAAAATCAGATACTACAAAATTTTCTTATAATAATAATAATAAAATTATTAGTTCAACATCAATGAATATACACAACAAAACTTCTGAAATTACAAATAATATCAAATCAAAAAAAGAAATAACTATATTTCCAAATCCTGCTTCAAATTATATATCTTTTGCTATACCTGACAATAATAAAAAATTAGTAATTAAAATTGTTAATATGCAGGGAAAAATAATGAAAACATTAGAAACAGAAAAAAATATCTTTCATATATATACAAAAGATATAGATAATGGTTTTTATATATTACAAATTATTGGTTCTGAAAAAATAATTAATAAAAAAATTCAAATTATTAAATAA
- a CDS encoding V-type ATP synthase subunit D produces the protein MAIKFQYNKTALQSLNKQLKMRLKALPTIKSKEAALRMEVKKAKSKVKEIDEKLSRKIKEYNVVPGIWNEFNTNLIAIDNVKATTKKIAGVKTPVLEEVIFKTDEYSLFTNPKWFSEGISIVKELVNIITEKEFFYRKMLLLNHARRKTTQKVNLYEKVQIPGYENAIRRIKRFLEDEENLSKSAQKIVKSRQQQQMEVNK, from the coding sequence ATGGCAATAAAATTTCAATATAATAAAACTGCATTACAAAGCCTTAATAAACAGTTGAAAATGAGGCTTAAAGCACTTCCTACAATAAAGAGTAAGGAAGCAGCATTGCGTATGGAGGTAAAAAAAGCAAAAAGCAAAGTAAAAGAAATAGATGAAAAATTGTCACGAAAAATAAAAGAATACAATGTAGTACCAGGTATTTGGAATGAATTTAATACAAATCTGATTGCAATTGATAATGTAAAAGCAACAACAAAAAAAATTGCAGGAGTAAAAACACCTGTTTTAGAAGAAGTTATTTTCAAGACTGATGAATACAGTTTGTTTACTAATCCTAAATGGTTTTCTGAAGGAATTTCAATTGTGAAAGAATTAGTGAATATTATTACAGAAAAGGAATTTTTTTACAGAAAAATGCTACTACTCAATCATGCAAGAAGAAAAACAACACAAAAAGTAAATCTGTATGAAAAAGTGCAAATACCCGGATACGAAAATGCAATAAGAAGAATTAAACGGTTTTTAGAAGATGAAGAAAATCTTTCAAAATCAGCACAAAAAATTGTAAAAAGTCGTCAGCAACAACAAATGGAGGTAAACAAATGA